The Desulfuromonas sp. sequence TGGTAATCGTCTGCCGCGGATGGCGGCGCGCCATCATGCCGCCTTCGACCGGCTTTTCCCCGCTGGTGGTGATCATCCAGTAGCCGCCGCCGGCAAACTCCTCGACCTTCCAGCCAAACAGCTCCGTGTAGAATGTCCTGGCCCGCCCGACGTCATCGGCCGGGATCTCGAAGTGAACAACCGTCGCCATAGCCCTGCCCCCTTTCCCCTCGTCCTGGAATATCGCGTCCCTTTACCTATAGACGCTGGCGGACAAAGGTCAAGGGACACCGGAAGAGTCGGGGAGGGCCAGGCGCCCCTCAGGCCGGTTTCCCCAGCCGGTAGTGCTGAATCGCCAGCCCCTGTCCGGGACGGGCCTCGGGGAAGCCGGGGCCGGCGTCATGGCTGCCGAGCAGCCTCGC is a genomic window containing:
- a CDS encoding VOC family protein, producing the protein MATVVHFEIPADDVGRARTFYTELFGWKVEEFAGGGYWMITTSGEKPVEGGMMARRHPRQTITNYIDVASVDQDSARVESLGGRVVVPKMAVKGMGYFAVCLDTEGNHFGLWEDDPGAE